The following are encoded in a window of Flavobacteriales bacterium genomic DNA:
- a CDS encoding PAS domain S-box protein translates to MTVPERGFTDVLDMTTQGSGTVVVDMGGQELAEAYLRLKHQYEELVLRSVAGIYRSTLDGRILECNDAIARMLGYSDRDEFMRQPADAFYTDPADREALINALREHGRLVNHPLRLKDRNGRQVEALLNVYLVEWKDRPATMQGTLIDVTAWRQSEMEQRMLLASYRGLVEHVRDGLLVIAGGRIVYANPAAEALVGRPLTGEAVMDVFHMDARNQLEHLMHDATQAGPITTRLASGREVVLFASAVQDEGGSAIRVTLQDHSEQQVLMKERMRVQLAEEVNQVLRQEISEHRRTQEALRRSRRFARNLIDSSLDMIMAADPEGRITEYNPAASLRFGYEAEEVMGRDTRMLYADLQEYEAVQRELDEHGAFTGEIRNLSKDGQVFTTFLASSRLHDEDGRIIGVMGVSRDITRQKQDQEALRASEERYRDLFENATDLILSVDADGRLLYVNQAWHKAMGCAGGDPRGRHISEMLHPDHAADHAPLFTGEGITGGDAQVSAVFKGAEGRKVIAEGSITVRRENGRVVATRAILRDITHVLAAKEELQRNEAKLRALFESSEHMFWTVDPGIRITSYNHGYAGMIERLHGVRPQANAGPVQPREGFSKPNYRAFWDAKYAKAFSGQPVRFETDVVDMAGQRVCNEIFLSPVFGTDGRVKEVFGIGHEITEQKEAEELIREQAARLRAIFESSANMMIWTLDEGMRITSCNRWFLGSAKEAYDIDFSIGDHFVERLAPRASGDPGPFMQRFKAALKGKPQQFEVELLDTKGEPRWVECFISPIVVDGHVRELSCLAYGITDRKREQMELERSLHEKEVLLKEVHHRVKNNLQIVSSIFNLQTGHVGDDPRIRDLLRESRDRIRSMAFIHESLYQNKDFSSIDLAGYIEGLSRNLMHSYSLDGRVALETALRPVELVLDQAIPCGLILNEIISNALKHAFPGGRAGKVRIELDREGELVMVRIADDGQGLPQGFDPRRDGNLGLELVHTLVEQLEGDIRMSGGPGVAYLLTFERIKH, encoded by the coding sequence ATGACAGTCCCTGAGCGGGGCTTTACAGACGTGCTGGATATGACGACCCAGGGCAGCGGAACGGTGGTGGTGGACATGGGCGGGCAGGAGCTCGCCGAGGCCTATCTGCGATTGAAGCACCAGTACGAGGAACTGGTGCTGCGCAGTGTGGCGGGCATCTACCGCAGCACCCTGGATGGCCGGATCCTGGAATGCAATGACGCCATTGCGCGCATGCTGGGCTACAGCGATCGCGACGAGTTCATGCGGCAGCCGGCCGACGCCTTCTACACCGACCCGGCCGACCGCGAAGCACTCATCAACGCATTGCGTGAACATGGCCGCCTGGTGAATCATCCCTTGCGCCTGAAGGACCGCAATGGCAGGCAGGTGGAGGCGCTGCTCAACGTGTATCTGGTGGAATGGAAGGACCGGCCGGCCACCATGCAGGGCACACTCATCGATGTGACCGCCTGGCGGCAAAGCGAGATGGAACAGCGCATGCTGCTGGCCAGTTACCGCGGCCTGGTGGAACACGTCCGCGATGGGCTGCTGGTGATCGCTGGTGGGCGGATCGTCTATGCGAACCCGGCCGCCGAAGCACTCGTCGGCCGACCGCTGACAGGCGAGGCGGTGATGGATGTTTTCCACATGGACGCTCGGAACCAGTTGGAACACCTGATGCATGATGCCACACAGGCAGGACCCATCACCACGCGCCTTGCCAGTGGAAGGGAAGTGGTACTCTTCGCCTCCGCCGTGCAGGATGAGGGTGGGTCCGCCATCCGCGTCACCCTGCAGGACCACAGCGAGCAACAGGTGTTGATGAAGGAACGCATGCGGGTGCAGCTCGCCGAGGAGGTGAACCAGGTCCTTCGGCAGGAGATCTCCGAACACCGCCGCACACAGGAAGCGCTGCGCCGATCTCGCCGGTTCGCGCGCAACCTGATCGACAGCTCGCTGGACATGATCATGGCCGCCGACCCCGAAGGCCGCATCACCGAATACAACCCGGCCGCCAGTCTGCGTTTCGGCTACGAGGCCGAGGAGGTCATGGGCCGCGATACCCGCATGCTCTACGCCGACCTTCAAGAGTATGAGGCCGTGCAACGCGAATTGGATGAGCATGGCGCCTTCACCGGCGAGATCCGCAACCTCTCCAAGGATGGCCAGGTCTTCACCACATTCCTGGCCTCTTCCAGACTGCATGATGAGGATGGACGCATCATCGGCGTCATGGGCGTGTCGCGTGACATCACGCGGCAGAAACAAGACCAGGAAGCCCTGCGCGCCAGTGAAGAGCGATACCGCGACCTGTTCGAGAACGCCACAGACCTCATCCTGAGCGTGGACGCCGATGGCCGGCTGCTTTACGTGAACCAGGCCTGGCACAAGGCCATGGGATGCGCAGGCGGAGACCCCCGAGGCAGGCACATCAGCGAAATGCTCCACCCGGACCATGCCGCGGACCATGCTCCGCTCTTCACCGGCGAGGGTATCACAGGTGGTGATGCCCAGGTGAGCGCGGTTTTCAAGGGTGCCGAAGGCAGGAAGGTGATCGCCGAGGGGTCGATCACCGTACGCCGGGAGAATGGCCGGGTGGTGGCCACGCGTGCCATTCTGCGCGACATCACCCACGTGCTCGCCGCCAAAGAGGAATTGCAACGCAACGAAGCGAAACTCCGCGCCCTGTTCGAGAGCAGTGAGCACATGTTCTGGACCGTGGACCCCGGGATCCGCATCACCAGCTACAACCACGGCTACGCGGGCATGATAGAACGGCTTCACGGGGTGCGGCCGCAGGCGAACGCAGGACCGGTCCAACCGCGCGAGGGTTTCTCCAAGCCGAACTACCGGGCCTTCTGGGACGCCAAGTACGCCAAGGCCTTCAGCGGCCAGCCCGTGCGCTTCGAGACCGATGTGGTGGACATGGCAGGCCAACGTGTCTGCAACGAGATCTTCCTCAGCCCGGTCTTTGGCACTGACGGCCGCGTGAAGGAGGTCTTTGGCATTGGACACGAGATCACCGAACAAAAGGAGGCCGAGGAACTCATCCGCGAACAAGCCGCCCGCCTGCGTGCCATTTTCGAGAGCTCGGCCAACATGATGATCTGGACCCTCGACGAGGGTATGCGCATCACCTCCTGCAACCGTTGGTTCCTGGGTTCGGCCAAAGAGGCCTACGACATCGATTTCTCCATCGGCGACCATTTCGTGGAGCGCCTCGCCCCGCGGGCATCCGGCGATCCGGGGCCTTTCATGCAACGCTTCAAAGCGGCGCTCAAGGGCAAGCCCCAGCAGTTCGAGGTGGAGTTGCTGGATACCAAAGGGGAGCCGCGCTGGGTGGAATGCTTCATCAGCCCCATCGTGGTGGATGGACATGTGCGTGAACTCTCCTGCCTGGCCTATGGGATCACCGACCGTAAGCGCGAACAAATGGAACTGGAGCGCAGCCTGCATGAGAAGGAGGTGCTGCTGAAGGAGGTCCACCACCGGGTGAAGAACAACCTGCAGATCGTCAGCAGCATCTTCAACCTGCAGACCGGCCACGTGGGCGACGACCCCCGCATCCGCGACCTGCTGCGCGAGAGCCGCGACCGCATCCGCAGCATGGCCTTCATCCACGAGAGTCTTTACCAGAACAAGGATTTCAGCTCCATCGACCTGGCGGGCTACATCGAAGGCCTGAGCCGGAACCTGATGCACAGCTATAGCCTGGATGGCCGTGTGGCCCTGGAGACCGCCCTGCGGCCCGTGGAACTGGTGCTGGACCAGGCCATTCCCTGCGGATTGATCCTCAACGAGATCATCAGCAATGCGCTGAAACACGCCTTTCCCGGTGGTCGTGCCGGCAAGGTCCGCATCGAACTCGACCGGGAGGGTGAGTTGGTGATGGTGCGCATCGCCGATGATGGACAGGGCCTGCCCCAGGGCTTCGACCCCAGGCGAGATGGCAACCTCGGCCTGGAGTTGGTCCATACCCTGGTGGAACAGCTGGAGGGCGACATCCGTATGAGCGGCGGCCCGGGGGTGGCCTATTTGCTTACTTTTGAACGTATCAAGCACTGA
- a CDS encoding response regulator produces MAATNVLVVEDESIVSKDIQHSLKKLGYNVVGAASTGEQAVGLALEHRPDIILMDIMLKGEMNGIEAADTIRKETNIPVIFLTAYADESTLSKAKVTQPYGYIIKPFKEIDIHTSIEMALYKHKKETEVLKERDLLYSLVENKDSGRDIMFVKSNSRLVKLKTSDIYFIEALKDYVVINTLNTRYTIHSTMKDIEAKLPENDFIRVHRSYIVRLDKITAIEQANLILENDKKVIPVGGSYKDELARRLNLV; encoded by the coding sequence ATGGCAGCGACCAACGTGCTCGTGGTGGAAGACGAGAGCATCGTCAGCAAGGACATCCAGCACAGCCTCAAGAAGCTCGGTTACAACGTGGTGGGCGCGGCGAGCACTGGCGAACAGGCCGTGGGTCTCGCCTTGGAGCACCGGCCCGACATCATCCTCATGGACATCATGCTCAAGGGGGAGATGAACGGCATTGAAGCGGCCGACACCATCCGCAAGGAGACCAACATCCCGGTGATCTTCCTCACGGCCTACGCCGATGAGAGCACCCTGTCAAAAGCCAAGGTCACCCAGCCCTACGGCTACATCATCAAGCCCTTCAAGGAGATCGACATCCACACGTCGATCGAGATGGCCCTTTACAAGCACAAGAAGGAGACCGAGGTGCTGAAGGAACGCGACCTGCTCTATTCCCTGGTGGAGAACAAGGACAGCGGGCGCGACATCATGTTCGTGAAGAGCAACAGCCGTTTGGTGAAGCTCAAGACGAGCGACATCTACTTCATCGAGGCGCTGAAGGACTACGTAGTGATCAATACGCTGAACACGCGCTACACCATCCACAGCACCATGAAGGACATCGAGGCAAAGCTGCCCGAGAACGACTTCATCCGCGTGCACCGCAGCTACATCGTGCGGCTGGACAAGATCACCGCCATCGAGCAGGCCAACCTGATCCTGGAGAACGACAAGAAGGTGATCCCGGTGGGTGGCAGCTACAAGGATGAACTGGCCCGCCGGCTGAACCTGGTGTGA